The Anaerotignum propionicum DSM 1682 sequence GGAATCGGTTCATTTTTGGGCTTGTCCCGATGAACTTTTGGAAAGACACCGTTGTTCTCGGAAATAGCAGACAAAATTTTATCGGCATTCTCCTTCATATTACTGTAGTTCCATGCATTAATAGAAACCAAAAAGGAGAAAAGCACAATGAAAACGCTAAACGATGCAATTGCAATAAAACGAAGTCTTAATTTTTCGCTCATGCCTTTACCTCCAAGGTATAACCTAAATTTCTTGCTGATTTTATTCCCACATTTGCCCCTACCGCAGTTAAACGTCTACGTAAATAAGATATATAAACCCACACCACACTTAACTCCGCCTGGGTATCATATCCCCAAATACGTTCCAAAAAACGTTCCGCAGAAATTAATTGATTGGGATTTGTCATCATCAATTCCATCATTTGAAATTCCTTGCCCATTAGACGTAACTGCGCAGTCTCTGTAGAAAGGATAAAGGTATTGCGATTTAACGTCATATTTCCAAATGTGAGAAGGTTATCTCCCCCAACTTCGACTTTTCTGGTCATAGCACGAATTCTGGCAATCAGCTCCTTCATGGCGAAGGGTTTGGTTAAATAATCATTGGCACCACTGTCAAGACCCAAAACCCGATCATCCACCTGAGACTTTGCTGTAAGCATCAACACTGGAATGGTATTTTTTTTCTCCCGAAGT is a genomic window containing:
- a CDS encoding response regulator transcription factor; translation: MRILLAEDEKELSNALVTILQRNGFSVDAVYNGEDALDYLEADNYDGVILDIMMPKVDGLSVLKKLREKKNTIPVLMLTAKSQVDDRVLGLDSGANDYLTKPFAMKELIARIRAMTRKVEVGGDNLLTFGNMTLNRNTFILSTETAQLRLMGKEFQMMELMMTNPNQLISAERFLERIWGYDTQAELSVVWVYISYLRRRLTAVGANVGIKSARNLGYTLEVKA